The following proteins are co-located in the Brachybacterium sacelli genome:
- a CDS encoding DUF58 domain-containing protein, producing the protein MSSSPDQQRSAPTAPTAALVRAAVIGCAALALAVLTGRPLIILAGLPLLMWTLVAVARRVARGEEHGSPSPAVVSNRRSLEEGGTAAVSVTTAPGVLTAATIPLQPHSRFSPRHGSAAGDGTLRLRVSAQRWGRIRVGPVHVLVADSLGAFRAQHRLPPLDVQVVPSSTVLEAPVEVPTPIGVSGVHLSRRRGDGTALSEVRAFRPGDRLHRINWRVSNRTGVLHTNATFTEQDTDVLLVTDTIADVAAAPWSGEDAPTSLDMTIRATSAVARHYLTAGDRVSVFDIGHLIGPIPPGTGPRQLRVLTDALSRATREDGRARPARRLRTIRPGTLTVVCSPLLHAESVTQIGALVAHGADVIVVDTLPPSIGDVSVLNGKPLRLEGKVSDRFWPEAWAMRRMLRQTTVRELRESGVPVTPWEGPSSLAPVLLSLSAARSAPRMRRS; encoded by the coding sequence GTGAGCTCCTCCCCGGACCAGCAGCGGTCGGCGCCGACGGCCCCCACCGCGGCCCTGGTGCGTGCGGCGGTGATCGGCTGCGCCGCCCTCGCCCTGGCGGTGCTGACGGGGCGGCCGCTGATCATTCTGGCCGGGCTGCCGCTGCTGATGTGGACGCTGGTCGCCGTCGCCCGCCGCGTGGCGCGCGGCGAGGAGCACGGTTCGCCCTCACCTGCCGTGGTCTCCAACCGGCGCTCCCTCGAGGAGGGCGGCACCGCAGCCGTCTCGGTCACCACTGCGCCGGGTGTGCTCACGGCGGCCACGATCCCGCTGCAGCCCCATTCGCGCTTCTCGCCCCGGCACGGCTCCGCGGCGGGCGACGGGACACTGCGGCTGCGCGTCAGTGCCCAGCGCTGGGGCCGGATCCGGGTGGGTCCCGTGCATGTGCTGGTCGCCGACTCCCTCGGGGCGTTCCGGGCCCAGCACCGGCTGCCTCCGCTGGACGTGCAGGTGGTGCCGTCCTCGACGGTGCTGGAGGCGCCCGTCGAGGTGCCGACTCCGATCGGTGTCAGCGGCGTGCACCTCTCGCGTCGGCGCGGTGACGGCACCGCGCTGTCGGAAGTGCGGGCGTTCCGGCCCGGCGACCGGCTGCACCGCATCAACTGGCGCGTCTCGAACCGCACAGGGGTGCTGCACACCAATGCGACCTTCACCGAGCAGGACACCGACGTCCTCCTCGTCACCGACACCATCGCCGACGTCGCCGCGGCCCCGTGGAGCGGCGAGGACGCTCCCACCAGCCTGGACATGACGATCCGGGCGACCTCCGCCGTGGCCCGGCACTACCTGACCGCCGGGGACCGGGTCTCCGTGTTCGACATCGGGCACCTGATCGGCCCCATCCCGCCCGGCACCGGCCCGCGCCAGCTGCGCGTGCTCACCGACGCCCTCTCCCGGGCCACGCGGGAGGACGGTCGCGCCCGGCCCGCCCGCCGGCTGCGCACGATCCGGCCCGGCACACTCACCGTGGTGTGCTCCCCGCTGCTGCACGCCGAGTCCGTCACGCAGATAGGAGCGCTGGTGGCGCACGGGGCCGACGTCATCGTCGTGGACACCCTCCCGCCGAGCATCGGTGACGTGTCCGTGCTGAACGGGAAGCCACTGCGCCTGGAGGGCAAGGTCTCGGACCGTTTCTGGCCGGAGGCGTGGGCCATGCGCCGGATGCTGCGGCAGACGACCGTGCGGGAGCTGCGCGAGTCCGGGGTGCCGGTGACGCCCTGGGAGGGCCCCTCCTCGCTGGCGCCGGTGCTGCTGTCGCTGTCGGCCGCGCGGTCCGCGCCGCGGATGCGGAGGTCCTGA
- a CDS encoding AAA family ATPase produces the protein MNQPTPMSPAEATAAARRVLDAVETAVVGKRESLEMVLTGILAGGHVLLEDLPGLGKTLAARSFAQALGLPFTRAQFTPDLLPSDLTGAEVFDQRTGEFVFRPGPVFTGLLLADEINRTPPKTQSALLEAMQEHQVSVEGTTRRLPRPFHVLATANPIEHEGTYPLPEAQLDRFLLRLSFGYPTAEQEWDVVARRIDRRREEQTVAEVLDAEGLLGVQAAVEDVHVEDSVGHYAVELVAATRSHQHALVGASPRGTLALITCARALALIRGRGYVVPEDVKSLAHPALDHRVTVKPELWLQNASGSGVVDSVLDQVPVPAAADAAQSPSGAPA, from the coding sequence ATGAACCAGCCCACGCCCATGTCCCCTGCCGAGGCCACCGCCGCCGCCCGCCGCGTCCTCGACGCCGTCGAGACCGCCGTGGTCGGCAAGCGCGAGTCCCTCGAGATGGTGCTGACCGGGATCCTCGCCGGAGGCCACGTGCTGCTCGAGGACCTGCCGGGGCTCGGCAAGACCCTCGCCGCGCGGTCCTTCGCCCAGGCGCTCGGCCTGCCCTTCACCCGCGCCCAGTTCACCCCGGACCTGCTGCCGTCGGATCTCACCGGCGCCGAGGTGTTCGACCAGCGCACGGGCGAGTTCGTGTTCCGTCCCGGCCCGGTGTTCACGGGGCTGCTGCTGGCCGACGAGATCAACCGCACGCCCCCGAAGACCCAGTCGGCCCTGCTGGAGGCGATGCAGGAGCACCAGGTGTCCGTCGAGGGCACCACGCGCCGGCTGCCGCGGCCGTTCCACGTCCTGGCCACTGCGAATCCCATCGAGCACGAGGGCACCTACCCGCTGCCGGAGGCCCAGCTGGACCGCTTCCTGCTGCGGCTGTCCTTCGGCTACCCGACCGCGGAGCAGGAGTGGGACGTGGTCGCCCGCCGGATCGATCGCCGCCGGGAGGAACAGACGGTGGCCGAGGTGCTCGACGCCGAAGGGTTGCTCGGGGTCCAGGCCGCCGTCGAGGACGTGCACGTCGAGGACTCGGTGGGCCATTACGCCGTCGAACTCGTCGCCGCTACCCGCAGCCACCAGCACGCCCTGGTCGGGGCCTCCCCGCGTGGCACCCTCGCCCTGATCACCTGCGCGCGGGCGCTCGCCCTCATCCGAGGCCGCGGCTATGTGGTGCCCGAGGACGTCAAGTCCCTCGCGCATCCGGCGCTTGATCACCGCGTGACGGTCAAGCCTGAGCTCTGGCTGCAGAACGCCTCCGGGTCCGGCGTCGTCGATTCCGTGCTGGACCAGGTCCCGGTGCCGGCCGCCGCGGACGCCGCGCAGTCCCCGTCGGGCGCCCCGGCGTGA
- a CDS encoding DUF4129 domain-containing protein — protein MSGREPRGGSAEAAVASGGAHRRVLAVLLLVAALGGIGLATLGASAERAGEPVYVGEATQELPSFVQREQYEEPVWATPSAQEQPPRPDGPNTGVIATLVVLGVILAILTAWVVYRMRRLARPGQEIAGEADEDELTVTQARAAFDDARAHLSTVVDAHDAVIAAWLALERAIAAAGVPRRPSQTTLEFVVAVLATLQLDRSALDRLAHLYRRALFDAQPLAEPDREEAIALLDRLTAGLDARIDEDAR, from the coding sequence GTGAGCGGCAGAGAGCCCCGCGGCGGGAGCGCCGAGGCCGCAGTGGCGTCCGGCGGGGCGCACCGCCGGGTGCTCGCCGTGCTCCTGCTGGTCGCGGCCCTCGGCGGTATCGGTCTGGCCACCCTCGGCGCCTCCGCCGAGCGTGCCGGGGAACCCGTCTACGTCGGCGAGGCCACGCAGGAGCTGCCCAGCTTCGTCCAGCGCGAGCAGTACGAGGAGCCGGTGTGGGCCACTCCCAGCGCCCAGGAGCAGCCCCCGCGCCCGGACGGTCCGAACACCGGGGTGATCGCCACCCTCGTGGTGCTCGGGGTGATCCTCGCGATCCTCACCGCTTGGGTGGTGTACCGGATGCGCAGGCTCGCCCGCCCCGGACAGGAGATCGCGGGGGAGGCCGACGAGGACGAGCTCACCGTCACCCAGGCCCGTGCCGCCTTCGACGACGCCCGGGCCCACTTGTCGACGGTGGTCGATGCCCACGACGCGGTGATCGCGGCCTGGCTGGCTCTCGAGCGGGCCATCGCCGCGGCCGGAGTGCCTCGCCGGCCCTCTCAGACCACCCTCGAGTTCGTCGTGGCGGTGCTGGCGACCCTGCAGCTCGATCGGTCCGCGCTGGACCGGCTCGCCCATCTGTACCGTCGGGCGCTGTTCGACGCCCAGCCGCTCGCGGAGCCCGATCGCGAGGAGGCGATCGCGCTGCTCGACCGGCTCACCGCCGGCCTCGACGCCCGGATAGACGAGGACGCGCGATGA
- a CDS encoding THUMP-like domain-containing protein yields MVPRPLDDPDAAVRALEPVLQSSGWELLNSLPPYREQDALRQGARLREAGHSPELVSAVMTQSRLRARAADKFGEFASSMLFTPHGLEQATRLPVAAMHAERFQRADVASVADLGCGIGGDAMALAGLGLRVQAVDRDPLAVAVATMNLRSFPAATVQLGRAEGHDPTETEGVWLDPARRSPARGGTRRLHDPEEYEPPLSTVIDLAHRLGRDGGAGPLGAKLGPGIDRAALPRGVETQWLSFHGQVLEATAWFGPLAREGVTSTAVLIDRTGAHRLDRGEDAPGDPDPGPVGDHLYEPDGAVIRADLIGRLAEELGAHTLDPTIAYLTGDRRLDTAFARGYTVRDVMPFGLKRLTAYLREHRLGVLEIKKRGTAVEPEELRRKLRPRRFGDEAATLILTRVAGEQSIIIASPHGDLGTPDGATP; encoded by the coding sequence ATGGTTCCGCGCCCCCTCGATGATCCCGATGCCGCGGTCCGTGCTCTCGAGCCGGTCCTGCAGAGCTCCGGCTGGGAGCTGCTGAACTCGCTGCCTCCCTATCGCGAGCAGGACGCCCTGCGCCAGGGCGCCCGACTGCGCGAGGCCGGTCATTCCCCGGAGCTGGTCTCCGCGGTGATGACGCAGTCGCGTCTGCGGGCCAGGGCGGCCGACAAGTTCGGCGAGTTCGCCTCGTCGATGCTGTTCACGCCGCACGGCCTCGAGCAGGCGACCCGCCTGCCGGTCGCGGCGATGCACGCGGAGCGCTTCCAGCGCGCCGACGTGGCCTCGGTCGCGGATCTCGGGTGCGGTATCGGGGGCGATGCGATGGCGCTGGCCGGCCTGGGCCTTCGGGTGCAGGCGGTGGATCGCGACCCGCTCGCCGTCGCCGTCGCCACCATGAACCTGCGCTCGTTCCCCGCGGCCACGGTGCAGCTGGGCCGGGCCGAGGGCCACGATCCCACCGAAACCGAGGGCGTCTGGCTGGACCCGGCGCGGCGGTCGCCCGCCCGGGGAGGCACCCGGCGGCTGCACGATCCCGAGGAGTACGAGCCGCCGCTGTCGACCGTCATCGATCTCGCTCACCGCCTCGGCCGTGACGGCGGGGCAGGACCGCTGGGGGCGAAGCTCGGCCCCGGCATCGACCGCGCCGCCCTGCCGAGGGGCGTCGAGACCCAGTGGCTCTCCTTCCACGGGCAGGTCCTCGAGGCCACGGCCTGGTTCGGTCCGCTCGCGAGGGAGGGCGTCACCTCCACGGCCGTGCTCATCGACCGCACGGGCGCGCACCGTCTGGACCGGGGTGAGGACGCCCCCGGCGACCCGGACCCCGGCCCCGTGGGCGATCACCTCTACGAACCCGACGGCGCGGTGATCCGCGCGGACCTCATCGGGCGCCTGGCCGAGGAACTGGGGGCGCACACGCTCGATCCGACCATCGCCTACCTCACCGGGGACCGTCGGCTCGACACGGCCTTCGCCCGCGGGTACACGGTGCGCGACGTGATGCCCTTCGGCCTCAAGCGCCTCACCGCGTATCTGCGCGAGCACCGCCTGGGAGTGCTCGAGATCAAGAAGCGCGGGACCGCGGTGGAGCCCGAGGAGCTGCGCCGCAAGCTGCGTCCGCGCCGATTCGGCGACGAGGCGGCGACCCTGATCCTCACCCGCGTCGCCGGCGAGCAGTCCATCATCATCGCGTCCCCGCACGGTGACCTCGGGACCCCCGACGGGGCGACCCCGTGA
- a CDS encoding NADP-dependent oxidoreductase gives MREIRFDRFGGSEVLTLHSDAPTPEPGPDEVLVRVSYVGLNPLDYKIRDGSSGRAEDLGLPAGTGREMAGTVLGAGSALDDAELGSRGLTAGTRVFGMRAPADSRGVAAEIIAIGADELAPIPDEIPEEDLPRWAGLALVGLTAIATIEDTARIAPGQTVLVHGGSGGVGQLLIPMALEAGAAQVWATGRAANADRIRDLGATPIAYDTEDWQAEILRETDDRGVDVVLDTHYHSTFLPSLDIVAENGLVVTLPTLADLTPAHERGVEARVPRIRPGRDRLDRLVQGIRAGRYPLEVSQVLPLAEIAQAHRLLEDGHTRGKLVLDAGA, from the coding sequence ATGCGCGAGATCCGTTTCGACCGCTTCGGCGGCTCCGAGGTCCTGACCCTGCACTCCGATGCCCCGACACCGGAGCCGGGGCCCGACGAGGTCCTGGTCCGGGTCTCCTACGTGGGCCTGAACCCGCTGGACTACAAGATCCGCGACGGCTCCTCCGGTCGGGCGGAGGATCTGGGGCTCCCGGCGGGCACCGGACGGGAGATGGCCGGCACGGTGCTCGGCGCGGGCTCGGCCCTGGACGACGCCGAGCTCGGATCGCGCGGCCTCACCGCCGGCACGCGGGTGTTCGGCATGCGGGCCCCGGCCGATTCGCGCGGCGTGGCCGCCGAGATCATCGCGATCGGCGCCGATGAGCTCGCCCCCATCCCGGACGAGATCCCCGAGGAGGATCTCCCCCGCTGGGCGGGCCTGGCCCTGGTGGGGCTGACCGCGATCGCCACCATCGAGGACACGGCGCGGATCGCTCCCGGGCAGACCGTGCTCGTCCATGGCGGCAGCGGCGGGGTGGGACAGCTGCTGATCCCGATGGCCCTCGAGGCCGGGGCGGCTCAGGTCTGGGCGACCGGCCGCGCGGCCAATGCCGACCGGATCCGCGACCTGGGGGCGACCCCGATCGCCTACGACACCGAGGACTGGCAGGCGGAGATCCTGCGCGAGACCGATGATCGCGGCGTCGACGTCGTCCTCGACACCCACTACCACTCGACGTTCCTGCCCAGCCTCGACATCGTCGCCGAGAACGGACTCGTGGTCACCCTGCCGACGCTGGCGGACCTCACCCCGGCGCACGAACGGGGGGTCGAGGCGCGTGTGCCGCGCATCCGTCCCGGGCGGGACCGCCTGGACCGCCTGGTGCAGGGGATCCGGGCGGGCCGCTACCCCCTCGAGGTCTCCCAGGTGCTGCCGCTGGCGGAGATCGCCCAGGCCCATCGTCTGCTCGAGGACGGCCACACCCGCGGCAAGCTCGTGCTCGACGCCGGGGCCTGA